Below is a genomic region from Delftia tsuruhatensis.
CCGCGCACGGGGGCTGCCGGCTCGGTGCTGGATGTATTCGGCCTGCCGCAGATCAACCACCACACCCGCGTGACGCATGGTGTGCTGGGTGACGAATGCGCGGCCCTGATGTCGGGCTTCTTCCGCGCCCGGCGTGGCGAGCAGCGCGCCGCCCAGCCCCATCCACTCAAGGACACGGCGCTGCGCCACCCTGATGCGTCCTTCCAGGACTTTGCCGCGCCGCACTGGCGCAGTGACCTGCCGGCGCTGGCGGGCCTGCGCATGGCCGTGGTCGATGAAGGCCCGCGCGACGCGCCGCTGGCCTGGCTGTGCCTGCACGGCAGCCCCTCGTGGAGCCGGCTGTTCCAGCCCATGCTGGCGGGCTGGCTGGCGGCGGGGCACCGCGTGGTCGCACCCGACCTGCCGGGCTTCGGTCGCAGCGACCAGCCCAAGAAGGAGAGGGCGCACAGCGCGCCCTGGCATGTGCAGCTGCTGTGTGAACTGGTGCAGGCGCTGGATGTGCAGCGCATCGTGCTGGTGGGCCATGACGATGGCGCGCACCTGGGCCTGGCGGTGGCGCAGGCCCTGCCCGAGCGCTTCGTCGGTGCCTGGCTCATGAATGCCTGGCCTGGCGGTCCTGTGCCGTGGCCATATGCCCAATGGTTTGCGCAGGCTGCGCGCAAGCCGTCCTGGCCCGTGGCGCGGGCCATGTGCGAGGCTGGCGCCGAGGCAGCGCCGCAGGCACGGGCCTGGGACCTGCCGTTTTCGCGGCCCGGCCACCGCGCGGCGCTCCAGGCCTGGCCCCGCGTGCAGGCCGGGCTGCCGCCGCTGCCCACCGCGCTGCTGGCGCACTGGAGCGACCACCATCGCCTGTGGGTGCAGGGGGGCGGACATGACCCGCTGCTGCCCGCCGATGCATGGCGCCAGGCCTGGCAACAGGCACTGCCGTCATTGAAGGAAGGGCAGCTGCGGCTATCCCCGTGCGGCCATTGGGTTCCACCGCAGGCGGCGGGCATGGTGGCCGGCGCTGTGGAATACTTCCGACCGTAGGCCTGCACCGCATGACCCTTGCAGGGGGTGCGCCAGCCAGGCCCTGTCTTCACTCCCTTTGCAATACGGAGCATGCTGGCGGTCGCCGGCATGGAACCCTCTTGGCCCCATCGCGTACATCCCGCAAACCGGCAGCAGTGGCTGCCGCCCCCGCATCGACAGACCAGGCGCATGGACATGTGCATGCCGCTGACGGCAACTGCTGCGCGCATGGCCATGAAGGCCAGGCCCACGATCACGACCATGGTCACGGTCATGGATCCGACCATGTGCACGCTGCCGATGGCAGCTGCTGCGGCCATTCGCATGACCAGGGTCCGCGCCACATCTACATCTACTCGCCCGCAGGGGCCGTGCGTGACAAGGCCGGCTTCAGGCGCGCCGTGCGCCGCCTGGAGGCCATGGGCCACCAGGTCGAGATCGACGCCGACGCCTTGAGCAGCCACCAGCGCTTCGCGGGCGACGACGCCACGCGCCTGGCGGCCATCCACCGCGCGGCGGCCAGCGGTGCCGATCTGGCACTGCCCACGCGCGGCGGCTACGGGCTCACGCGCATCCTGCCGCAGATCAGGTACGAGGCCGTGGCCAAGGCCGTCGGGGGTGGCACGCGCTTCGTGGGCCTGAGCGACTTCACGGCCTTCTCGCTGGCCCTGCTGGCCAAGACCGGCGCCACCACCTGGGCCGGCCCGCTGCTGGTCCACGACTTCGGCCGCGCCGACGCCGAGGGCGGCGTGGACGACATCATGCTGGACTGCTTCAACGACCTGCTCAGCGGCCAGGGCGAGGGCGCGGGCTGGCAGATGCCCAGGATCGGCCTGCTGCCGGACGGCAAGCCCGCGGTCAAGGACTTCTACATCAGCGGCGGCGCCACGCTGTGGGGGGGCAACCTGGCCGTGCTGGTCTCGCTGCTGGGCACCCCCTATTTTCCGCAGATCGAGGGCGGCATCCTGTTCCTGGAGGACGTGGGCGAGCATCCCTACCGCATCGAGCGCATGCTGACCCAGCTGCTGCACGCCGGCGTGCTGGCCCGGCAAAAGGCCATCATCTTCGGCCAGTTCAGCGAGTTCAAGCTCAGCTCCCACGACAAGGGCTTCAAGCTGCAGACCGTCATCGACTGGCTGCGCGGCCAGGTCAAGGCGCCCGTGCTGCAGGGCCTGCCCTATGGCCATGTGCCGACCAAGGTGGTGCTGCCCGTGGGCGCGCCCGTGTCGCTGTCGGTCGAGGGCCGCGACGCGCTGATCTACTGGGGCCACGTGCACTGAGGCCGGGGGAACGCAGGACATGTGGGAGTTCGCGGCCTATCCGCTGCTGGCGCTGATGTTCGTGGGCATCTTCACGCGCGAGGTGATCGCACCGGCCTCGCGCAACCACTGCGACCGGCGCTGGCTGCTCCTGTCCACGCTGCTGGGCCTGGGCACCCTGGCCACCACCTTGGCTGTCGGCCACCTGTTCTCCGACACCATACGCCGCCATGCCCTGTTCGACGTGGGCGGGCGCTGGCCCGCCTGGGCCGTGGGCGGACTGAGCTTCCTGCTGACCAGCTTCGTCTTCTACTGGTGGCACCGCGCCACGCACCGCTCCGACACGCTGTGGCGCATGTTCCACCAGTTGCACCACAGCGCGCCG
It encodes:
- a CDS encoding LD-carboxypeptidase → MHAADGSCCGHSHDQGPRHIYIYSPAGAVRDKAGFRRAVRRLEAMGHQVEIDADALSSHQRFAGDDATRLAAIHRAAASGADLALPTRGGYGLTRILPQIRYEAVAKAVGGGTRFVGLSDFTAFSLALLAKTGATTWAGPLLVHDFGRADAEGGVDDIMLDCFNDLLSGQGEGAGWQMPRIGLLPDGKPAVKDFYISGGATLWGGNLAVLVSLLGTPYFPQIEGGILFLEDVGEHPYRIERMLTQLLHAGVLARQKAIIFGQFSEFKLSSHDKGFKLQTVIDWLRGQVKAPVLQGLPYGHVPTKVVLPVGAPVSLSVEGRDALIYWGHVH
- the tadA gene encoding tRNA adenosine(34) deaminase TadA, whose amino-acid sequence is MIRASAPRPQAEDEAWMRVALELAQAAAEAGEVPVGAIVVKDGAIVGRGRNAPVAQGDPTAHAEVLALRDAAARLGNYRLDDCTLYVTLEPCTMCSGAMLHARLGRVVYGAAEPRTGAAGSVLDVFGLPQINHHTRVTHGVLGDECAALMSGFFRARRGEQRAAQPHPLKDTALRHPDASFQDFAAPHWRSDLPALAGLRMAVVDEGPRDAPLAWLCLHGSPSWSRLFQPMLAGWLAAGHRVVAPDLPGFGRSDQPKKERAHSAPWHVQLLCELVQALDVQRIVLVGHDDGAHLGLAVAQALPERFVGAWLMNAWPGGPVPWPYAQWFAQAARKPSWPVARAMCEAGAEAAPQARAWDLPFSRPGHRAALQAWPRVQAGLPPLPTALLAHWSDHHRLWVQGGGHDPLLPADAWRQAWQQALPSLKEGQLRLSPCGHWVPPQAAGMVAGAVEYFRP